The following proteins are co-located in the Seriola aureovittata isolate HTS-2021-v1 ecotype China chromosome 7, ASM2101889v1, whole genome shotgun sequence genome:
- the sec61b gene encoding protein transport protein Sec61 subunit beta has protein sequence MPGPAASATNVGASGRSPSKTVAPRAAGSTVRQRKATSSGTRSGGRTTGSAGTGGMWRFYTEDSPGLKVGPVPVLVMSLLFIASVFMLHIWGKYTRS, from the exons ATG CCTGGACCAGCAGCAAGTGCAACCAATGTTGGGGCGTCTGGCCGTTCCCCCAGTAAGACAGTGGCTCCCCGTGCAGCAGGctccacagtcagacagag gaAAGCCACTAGCAGTGGTACACGCAGCGGTGGCAGGACCACAGGATCAGCTGGCACTGGTGGCATGTGGCGCTTCTACACAGAAGACTCACCAGGCCTCAAAGT TGGTCCAGTGCCAGTGCTGGTGATGAGTCTGCTCTTCATTGCTTCAGTCTTCATGCTGCACATCTGGGGGAAGTATACCCGCTCTTAA